In one window of Solanum pennellii chromosome 2, SPENNV200 DNA:
- the LOC107009020 gene encoding coilin-like isoform X2: protein MERVRLRLTFEDPNILTDLQKSEGLRCSWFLLKPQLLHKSISDLSSHILRTFQLHSSCPHGLLLSMDGFLLPPFESTCILKDKCIVSVKKKGGVLAIEGNDAPSIVENIRIVERQSVNTRNLLLANKEFDNESGGYESEDEEGADPTKVSSSHLENSLGCNIISEKRKASETLPGSKKKKHCSEVAEKVDEQIKKSQQGLTSKKIHCKQKKVADPDSKDVDNIKGSAESSKVDDSISGMKNDEIQEKGVENVEATTKPERVKKGPSRSARKQYAKRQWLREMVKIYKNVASEAEGLKELQANGGRRAGKLHPKWLVDGETDGKPMARRNWKQQQSKTEYQEVNGQPKGLLHWKKLREEDKGRDTNKQDQANEKSTFCGEPGQHNDMESEIIPDQALQHDQVQEIAFPSIHEVCLVKNGNSDSVAGLPATNKSNPVLKAAEKKTNGPAIEKGVNLWEQHSETINAEKEQLHKESSWGTWSSAKKSSWSERALKGSARGPTMAFRRYKR, encoded by the exons ATGGAGCGCGTAAGGCTTCGATTGACGTTCGAGGACCCGAACATTCTCACTGATTTACAGAAATCAGAGGGTCTGAGGTGCAGTTGGTTTCTTCTCAAACCCCAATTGCTACACAAAAGTATCTCCGATCTGTCTTCTCATATTCTCCGCACTTTTCAACTCCATAGCTCTTGTCCGCATGGCCTTCTCCTCTCT ATGGACGGTTTTCTCTTGCCTCCTTTCGAATCAACTTGTATCTTGAAGGATAAATGTATAGTCAG TGTGAAGAAGAAAGGTGGTGTTTTGGCCATTGAAGGAAATGATGCACCAAGTATAGTTGAGAATATCAGAATTGTTGAGAGGCAATCTGTAAACACGCGAAACTTACTGTTGGCGAATAAGGAGTTTGACAATGAATCTGGAGGTTATGAGAGTGAAGATGAGGAAGGGGCAGATCCAACAAAAGTTTCAAGTTCACATCTGGAAAATTCATTGGGTTGTAATATTATCTCCGAGAAAAGGAAGGCATCAGAAACACTTCCTGGCTCGAA GAAAAAGAAACATTGTTCTGAAGTTGCTGAGAAGGTTGATGAGCAGATCAAGAAATCTCAACAAGGTCTGACAAGCAAGAAGATTCATTGCAAGCAAAAGAAGGTAGCTGATCCGGATAGCAAAGATGTGGATAATATCAAAGGAAGTGCTGAAAGTAGCAAGGTTGATGACAGTATTTCGGGCATGAAGAA TGACGAGATTCAAGAGAAGGGTGTGGAGAATGTAGAGGCAACCACCAAGCCTGAGAGAGTAAAAAAG GGTCCGAGTAGAAGTGCCCGGAAACAATATGCAAAAAGGCAATGGTTGCGAGAAATGGTCAAAATTTATAAGAATGTAGCTTCTGAAGCTGAGGGACTT AAGGAACTGCAGGCTAATGGTGGAAGAAGAGCTGGTAAATTACACCCAAAGTGGCTTGTTGATGGTGAGACTGATGGCAAACCAATGGCACGT AGGAACTGGAAGCAGCAACAAAGCAAAACTGAATATCAAGAGGTGAACGGCCAACCAAAAGGACTA CTGCACTGGAAAAAATTGCGGGAAGAAGATAAGGGTAGAGATACGAACAAACAAGATCAGGCGAATGAAAAAAGCACCTTCTGTGGAGAACCAGGACAACACAATGATATGGAGTCTGAAATTATTCcag ATCAAGCTTTGCAGCATGATCAAGTGCAAGAG ATAGCTTTTCCGTCAATTCATGAAGTTTGCCTTGTCAAAAATGGTAATTCAGACTCTGTAGCAGGACTTCCTGCCACAAACAAATCAAATCCAGTCCTTAAGGCTGCTGAGAAGAAAACTAATGGCCCAGCTATAG AAAAAGGAGTAAACCTCTGGGAACAACACAGTGAGACCATCAACGCGGAGAAGGAACAGTTACATAAAGAAAGTAGCTGGGGTACGTGGAGCTCTGCGAAGAAGAGCTCATGGTCAGAGAGAGCCTTGAAAGGCAGTGCTCGTGGTCCTACTATGGCCTTTCGAAGatataaaagatga
- the LOC107009020 gene encoding coilin-like isoform X3, with protein sequence MERVRLRLTFEDPNILTDLQKSEGLRCSWFLLKPQLLHKSISDLSSHILRTFQLHSSCPHGLLLSMDGFLLPPFESTCILKDKCIVSVKKKGGVLAIEGNDAPSIVENIRIVERQSVNTRNLLLANKEFDNESGGYESEDEEGADPTKVSSSHLENSLGCNIISEKRKASETLPGSKKKKHCSEVAEKVDEQIKKSQQGLTSKKIHCKQKKVADPDSKDVDNIKGSAESSKVDDSISGMKKSDEIQEKGVENVEATTKPERVKKGPSRSARKQYAKRQWLREMVKIYKNVASEAEGLELQANGGRRAGKLHPKWLVDGETDGKPMARRNWKQQQSKTEYQEVNGQPKGLLHWKKLREEDKGRDTNKQDQANEKSTFCGEPGQHNDMESEIIPDQALQHDQVQEIAFPSIHEVCLVKNGNSDSVAGLPATNKSNPVLKAAEKKTNGPAIEKGVNLWEQHSETINAEKEQLHKESSWGTWSSAKKSSWSERALKGSARGPTMAFRRYKR encoded by the exons ATGGAGCGCGTAAGGCTTCGATTGACGTTCGAGGACCCGAACATTCTCACTGATTTACAGAAATCAGAGGGTCTGAGGTGCAGTTGGTTTCTTCTCAAACCCCAATTGCTACACAAAAGTATCTCCGATCTGTCTTCTCATATTCTCCGCACTTTTCAACTCCATAGCTCTTGTCCGCATGGCCTTCTCCTCTCT ATGGACGGTTTTCTCTTGCCTCCTTTCGAATCAACTTGTATCTTGAAGGATAAATGTATAGTCAG TGTGAAGAAGAAAGGTGGTGTTTTGGCCATTGAAGGAAATGATGCACCAAGTATAGTTGAGAATATCAGAATTGTTGAGAGGCAATCTGTAAACACGCGAAACTTACTGTTGGCGAATAAGGAGTTTGACAATGAATCTGGAGGTTATGAGAGTGAAGATGAGGAAGGGGCAGATCCAACAAAAGTTTCAAGTTCACATCTGGAAAATTCATTGGGTTGTAATATTATCTCCGAGAAAAGGAAGGCATCAGAAACACTTCCTGGCTCGAA GAAAAAGAAACATTGTTCTGAAGTTGCTGAGAAGGTTGATGAGCAGATCAAGAAATCTCAACAAGGTCTGACAAGCAAGAAGATTCATTGCAAGCAAAAGAAGGTAGCTGATCCGGATAGCAAAGATGTGGATAATATCAAAGGAAGTGCTGAAAGTAGCAAGGTTGATGACAGTATTTCGGGCATGAAGAA AAGTGACGAGATTCAAGAGAAGGGTGTGGAGAATGTAGAGGCAACCACCAAGCCTGAGAGAGTAAAAAAG GGTCCGAGTAGAAGTGCCCGGAAACAATATGCAAAAAGGCAATGGTTGCGAGAAATGGTCAAAATTTATAAGAATGTAGCTTCTGAAGCTGAGGGACTT GAACTGCAGGCTAATGGTGGAAGAAGAGCTGGTAAATTACACCCAAAGTGGCTTGTTGATGGTGAGACTGATGGCAAACCAATGGCACGT AGGAACTGGAAGCAGCAACAAAGCAAAACTGAATATCAAGAGGTGAACGGCCAACCAAAAGGACTA CTGCACTGGAAAAAATTGCGGGAAGAAGATAAGGGTAGAGATACGAACAAACAAGATCAGGCGAATGAAAAAAGCACCTTCTGTGGAGAACCAGGACAACACAATGATATGGAGTCTGAAATTATTCcag ATCAAGCTTTGCAGCATGATCAAGTGCAAGAG ATAGCTTTTCCGTCAATTCATGAAGTTTGCCTTGTCAAAAATGGTAATTCAGACTCTGTAGCAGGACTTCCTGCCACAAACAAATCAAATCCAGTCCTTAAGGCTGCTGAGAAGAAAACTAATGGCCCAGCTATAG AAAAAGGAGTAAACCTCTGGGAACAACACAGTGAGACCATCAACGCGGAGAAGGAACAGTTACATAAAGAAAGTAGCTGGGGTACGTGGAGCTCTGCGAAGAAGAGCTCATGGTCAGAGAGAGCCTTGAAAGGCAGTGCTCGTGGTCCTACTATGGCCTTTCGAAGatataaaagatga
- the LOC107009020 gene encoding coilin-like isoform X4 has protein sequence MERVRLRLTFEDPNILTDLQKSEGLRCSWFLLKPQLLHKSISDLSSHILRTFQLHSSCPHGLLLSMDGFLLPPFESTCILKDKCIVSVKKKGGVLAIEGNDAPSIVENIRIVERQSVNTRNLLLANKEFDNESGGYESEDEEGADPTKVSSSHLENSLGCNIISEKRKASETLPGSKKKKHCSEVAEKVDEQIKKSQQGLTSKKIHCKQKKVADPDSKDVDNIKGSAESSKVDDSISGMKKSDEIQEKGVENVEATTKPERVKKGPSRSARKQYAKRQWLREMVKIYKNVASEAEGLKELQANGGRRAGKLHPKWLVDGETDGKPMARRNWKQQQSKTEYQEVNGQPKGLCPTCSCTGKNCGKKIRVEIRTNKIRRMKKAPSVENQDNTMIWSLKLFQIKLCSMIKCKR, from the exons ATGGAGCGCGTAAGGCTTCGATTGACGTTCGAGGACCCGAACATTCTCACTGATTTACAGAAATCAGAGGGTCTGAGGTGCAGTTGGTTTCTTCTCAAACCCCAATTGCTACACAAAAGTATCTCCGATCTGTCTTCTCATATTCTCCGCACTTTTCAACTCCATAGCTCTTGTCCGCATGGCCTTCTCCTCTCT ATGGACGGTTTTCTCTTGCCTCCTTTCGAATCAACTTGTATCTTGAAGGATAAATGTATAGTCAG TGTGAAGAAGAAAGGTGGTGTTTTGGCCATTGAAGGAAATGATGCACCAAGTATAGTTGAGAATATCAGAATTGTTGAGAGGCAATCTGTAAACACGCGAAACTTACTGTTGGCGAATAAGGAGTTTGACAATGAATCTGGAGGTTATGAGAGTGAAGATGAGGAAGGGGCAGATCCAACAAAAGTTTCAAGTTCACATCTGGAAAATTCATTGGGTTGTAATATTATCTCCGAGAAAAGGAAGGCATCAGAAACACTTCCTGGCTCGAA GAAAAAGAAACATTGTTCTGAAGTTGCTGAGAAGGTTGATGAGCAGATCAAGAAATCTCAACAAGGTCTGACAAGCAAGAAGATTCATTGCAAGCAAAAGAAGGTAGCTGATCCGGATAGCAAAGATGTGGATAATATCAAAGGAAGTGCTGAAAGTAGCAAGGTTGATGACAGTATTTCGGGCATGAAGAA AAGTGACGAGATTCAAGAGAAGGGTGTGGAGAATGTAGAGGCAACCACCAAGCCTGAGAGAGTAAAAAAG GGTCCGAGTAGAAGTGCCCGGAAACAATATGCAAAAAGGCAATGGTTGCGAGAAATGGTCAAAATTTATAAGAATGTAGCTTCTGAAGCTGAGGGACTT AAGGAACTGCAGGCTAATGGTGGAAGAAGAGCTGGTAAATTACACCCAAAGTGGCTTGTTGATGGTGAGACTGATGGCAAACCAATGGCACGT AGGAACTGGAAGCAGCAACAAAGCAAAACTGAATATCAAGAGGTGAACGGCCAACCAAAAGGACTA TGTCCCACATGTAGCTGCACTGGAAAAAATTGCGGGAAGAAGATAAGGGTAGAGATACGAACAAACAAGATCAGGCGAATGAAAAAAGCACCTTCTGTGGAGAACCAGGACAACACAATGATATGGAGTCTGAAATTATTCcag ATCAAGCTTTGCAGCATGATCAAGTGCAAGAG ATAG
- the LOC107009020 gene encoding coilin-like isoform X1: MERVRLRLTFEDPNILTDLQKSEGLRCSWFLLKPQLLHKSISDLSSHILRTFQLHSSCPHGLLLSMDGFLLPPFESTCILKDKCIVSVKKKGGVLAIEGNDAPSIVENIRIVERQSVNTRNLLLANKEFDNESGGYESEDEEGADPTKVSSSHLENSLGCNIISEKRKASETLPGSKKKKHCSEVAEKVDEQIKKSQQGLTSKKIHCKQKKVADPDSKDVDNIKGSAESSKVDDSISGMKKSDEIQEKGVENVEATTKPERVKKGPSRSARKQYAKRQWLREMVKIYKNVASEAEGLKELQANGGRRAGKLHPKWLVDGETDGKPMARRNWKQQQSKTEYQEVNGQPKGLLHWKKLREEDKGRDTNKQDQANEKSTFCGEPGQHNDMESEIIPDQALQHDQVQEIAFPSIHEVCLVKNGNSDSVAGLPATNKSNPVLKAAEKKTNGPAIEKGVNLWEQHSETINAEKEQLHKESSWGTWSSAKKSSWSERALKGSARGPTMAFRRYKR, translated from the exons ATGGAGCGCGTAAGGCTTCGATTGACGTTCGAGGACCCGAACATTCTCACTGATTTACAGAAATCAGAGGGTCTGAGGTGCAGTTGGTTTCTTCTCAAACCCCAATTGCTACACAAAAGTATCTCCGATCTGTCTTCTCATATTCTCCGCACTTTTCAACTCCATAGCTCTTGTCCGCATGGCCTTCTCCTCTCT ATGGACGGTTTTCTCTTGCCTCCTTTCGAATCAACTTGTATCTTGAAGGATAAATGTATAGTCAG TGTGAAGAAGAAAGGTGGTGTTTTGGCCATTGAAGGAAATGATGCACCAAGTATAGTTGAGAATATCAGAATTGTTGAGAGGCAATCTGTAAACACGCGAAACTTACTGTTGGCGAATAAGGAGTTTGACAATGAATCTGGAGGTTATGAGAGTGAAGATGAGGAAGGGGCAGATCCAACAAAAGTTTCAAGTTCACATCTGGAAAATTCATTGGGTTGTAATATTATCTCCGAGAAAAGGAAGGCATCAGAAACACTTCCTGGCTCGAA GAAAAAGAAACATTGTTCTGAAGTTGCTGAGAAGGTTGATGAGCAGATCAAGAAATCTCAACAAGGTCTGACAAGCAAGAAGATTCATTGCAAGCAAAAGAAGGTAGCTGATCCGGATAGCAAAGATGTGGATAATATCAAAGGAAGTGCTGAAAGTAGCAAGGTTGATGACAGTATTTCGGGCATGAAGAA AAGTGACGAGATTCAAGAGAAGGGTGTGGAGAATGTAGAGGCAACCACCAAGCCTGAGAGAGTAAAAAAG GGTCCGAGTAGAAGTGCCCGGAAACAATATGCAAAAAGGCAATGGTTGCGAGAAATGGTCAAAATTTATAAGAATGTAGCTTCTGAAGCTGAGGGACTT AAGGAACTGCAGGCTAATGGTGGAAGAAGAGCTGGTAAATTACACCCAAAGTGGCTTGTTGATGGTGAGACTGATGGCAAACCAATGGCACGT AGGAACTGGAAGCAGCAACAAAGCAAAACTGAATATCAAGAGGTGAACGGCCAACCAAAAGGACTA CTGCACTGGAAAAAATTGCGGGAAGAAGATAAGGGTAGAGATACGAACAAACAAGATCAGGCGAATGAAAAAAGCACCTTCTGTGGAGAACCAGGACAACACAATGATATGGAGTCTGAAATTATTCcag ATCAAGCTTTGCAGCATGATCAAGTGCAAGAG ATAGCTTTTCCGTCAATTCATGAAGTTTGCCTTGTCAAAAATGGTAATTCAGACTCTGTAGCAGGACTTCCTGCCACAAACAAATCAAATCCAGTCCTTAAGGCTGCTGAGAAGAAAACTAATGGCCCAGCTATAG AAAAAGGAGTAAACCTCTGGGAACAACACAGTGAGACCATCAACGCGGAGAAGGAACAGTTACATAAAGAAAGTAGCTGGGGTACGTGGAGCTCTGCGAAGAAGAGCTCATGGTCAGAGAGAGCCTTGAAAGGCAGTGCTCGTGGTCCTACTATGGCCTTTCGAAGatataaaagatga
- the LOC107009209 gene encoding uncharacterized protein LOC107009209 isoform X1 → MESNCKSTRLTPKKCSKNTENLNPNVENSPGFSKSCKSPMMAKSAMKTQKSVSRNPNTSQLASPSPKNKIRQRKFVIAKKKKSNRDEVNASMVCKCNKVGVEKKKCLCVAYETLRASQEEFFKNRSGNEQEEDNEVEKLDRDDESLISNVQSVTGCMGDLPVRHNQEVTVPVSISEGELVELAETSKEGVGSGGMNVVGTVKRGRERLLEEARQSVPDSSSGKVLNLVKAFEKLLTPKKNVCEEKREKDEKEEESSKEQEGLQPPMVPETQVSSSSFCPPDFFLTSESLGLDSRRASSLDSSHGCFSISSRTSGGGQRSRRDSAESIGTFPRRSWKRRHRKPTSQKPFKLITEERGKNKEQEFVKKVQQMVEEEEKQRIPIAQGLPWTTDEPECLSKPPVKEITRPVDLVLHSDIRAVERFEFDHQVAEKLSYIEQYKMERERLQKMAEEEEIRRLRKELVPKAQPMPYFDRPFIPRRSAKNPTMPREPKFHLPQHKKIKSCESLNDMYIHSKNDLGCSNGL, encoded by the exons ATGGAGTCCAACTGCAAATCCACTAGGCTTACGCCTAAGAAATGCTCCAAGAATACCGAAAATTTGAACCCAAATGTCGAAAACAGTCCGGGGTTTTCAAAATCTTGTAAATCACCAATGATGGCCAAATCGGCGATGAAAACCCAAAAGTCAGTTTCTAGAAACCCTAATACTAGTCAATTGGCTTCGCCTTCACCCAAAAACAAAATTCGTCAGAGGAAGTTTGTTATTGCCAAGAAGAAGAAGTCTAATAGAGATGAAGTGAACGCTTCAATGGTTTGTAAGTGTAATAAGGTTGGTGTTGAGAAAAAGAAGTGTCTTTGTGTTGCTTACGAGACTCTCAGGGCTTCTCAAGAAGAGTTCTTCAAGAATCGTAGTGGAAATGAACAGGAGGAGGACAATGAAGTAGAGAAGTTGGATCGCGATGACGAGTCCTTGATTTCAAACGTTCAGAGTGTTACTGGGTGTATGGGTGATTTGCCAGTCAGGCACAACCAGGAGGTAACAGTTCCTGTTTCAATTTCTGAGGGTGAATTAGTTGAATTGGCGGAAACGTCAAAGGAAGGGGTGGGTTCGGGTGGAATGAATGTTGTTGGGACTGTAAAGAGGGGGAGGGAGAGGTTGTTGGAAGAAGCAAGACAAAGTGTACCTGACTCTAGTTCTGGGAAAGTGTTAAATCTTGTTAAGGCTTTTGAGAAGCTCctcacaccaaaaaaaaatgtgtgtgaggagaaaagggaaaaagatgaaaaggaaGAAGAGTCTAGCAAGGAACAAGAAGGCTTACAGCCCCCCATGGTTCCTGAGACACAGGTATCTTCTTCTTCGTTTTGTCCACCGGATTTTTTCCTCACCTCCGAGAGTTTAGGCTTGGATTCGCGTCGTGCCTCCTCATTGGATAGCAGTCATGGATG CTTCAGTATTTCAAGCAGGACTTCAGGTGGTGGTCAAAGAAGCAGACGTGAT AGTGCTGAAtcaataggcacgtttcctagAAGAAGCTGGAAGAGAAGGCATCGCAAACCGACCTCCCAGAAGCCCTTCAAACTTATAACTGAG GAAAGGGGAAAAAATAAGGAGCAAGAATTCGTTAAGAAAGTGCAACAAATGGTGGAGGAAGAGGAGAAACAGAGGATACCAATTGCACAAGGCCTTCCATGGACAACAGACGAGCCAGAG TGTTTGTCAAAGCCTCCGGTAAAAGAGATCACAAGGCCAGTTGATCTGGTGCTGCACAGTGACATTAGGGCTGTTGAACGTTTTGAGTTCGACCATCAg GTAGCGGAAAAACTGAGCTATATTGAACAATACAAAATGGAAAGAGAGAGACTACAGAAG ATGGCTGAGGAAGAAGAGATTAGGAGGCTGAGAAAGGAACTTGTTCCAAAAGCTCAACCAATGCCCTACTTTGACAGGCCTTTCATTCCTAGAAG GTCAGCAAAGAATCCTACCATGCCAAGAGAGCCAAAGTTCCATTTACCGCAACACAAGAAGATCAAGTCCTGTGAGTCTTTGAATGACATGTACATACACAGCAAGAACGACTTGGGATGCAGCAATGGCCTGTGA
- the LOC107009209 gene encoding uncharacterized protein LOC107009209 isoform X2, with amino-acid sequence MESNCKSTRLTPKKCSKNTENLNPNVENSPGFSKSCKSPMMAKSAMKTQKSVSRNPNTSQLASPSPKNKIRQRKFVIAKKKKSNRDEVNASMVCKCNKVGVEKKKCLCVAYETLRASQEEFFKNRSGNEQEEDNEVEKLDRDDESLISNVQSVTGCMGDLPVRHNQEVTVPVSISEGELVELAETSKEGVGSGGMNVVGTVKRGRERLLEEARQSVPDSSSGKVLNLVKAFEKLLTPKKNVCEEKREKDEKEEESSKEQEGLQPPMVPETQVSSSSFCPPDFFLTSESLGLDSRRASSLDSSHGCISSRTSGGGQRSRRDSAESIGTFPRRSWKRRHRKPTSQKPFKLITEERGKNKEQEFVKKVQQMVEEEEKQRIPIAQGLPWTTDEPECLSKPPVKEITRPVDLVLHSDIRAVERFEFDHQVAEKLSYIEQYKMERERLQKMAEEEEIRRLRKELVPKAQPMPYFDRPFIPRRSAKNPTMPREPKFHLPQHKKIKSCESLNDMYIHSKNDLGCSNGL; translated from the exons ATGGAGTCCAACTGCAAATCCACTAGGCTTACGCCTAAGAAATGCTCCAAGAATACCGAAAATTTGAACCCAAATGTCGAAAACAGTCCGGGGTTTTCAAAATCTTGTAAATCACCAATGATGGCCAAATCGGCGATGAAAACCCAAAAGTCAGTTTCTAGAAACCCTAATACTAGTCAATTGGCTTCGCCTTCACCCAAAAACAAAATTCGTCAGAGGAAGTTTGTTATTGCCAAGAAGAAGAAGTCTAATAGAGATGAAGTGAACGCTTCAATGGTTTGTAAGTGTAATAAGGTTGGTGTTGAGAAAAAGAAGTGTCTTTGTGTTGCTTACGAGACTCTCAGGGCTTCTCAAGAAGAGTTCTTCAAGAATCGTAGTGGAAATGAACAGGAGGAGGACAATGAAGTAGAGAAGTTGGATCGCGATGACGAGTCCTTGATTTCAAACGTTCAGAGTGTTACTGGGTGTATGGGTGATTTGCCAGTCAGGCACAACCAGGAGGTAACAGTTCCTGTTTCAATTTCTGAGGGTGAATTAGTTGAATTGGCGGAAACGTCAAAGGAAGGGGTGGGTTCGGGTGGAATGAATGTTGTTGGGACTGTAAAGAGGGGGAGGGAGAGGTTGTTGGAAGAAGCAAGACAAAGTGTACCTGACTCTAGTTCTGGGAAAGTGTTAAATCTTGTTAAGGCTTTTGAGAAGCTCctcacaccaaaaaaaaatgtgtgtgaggagaaaagggaaaaagatgaaaaggaaGAAGAGTCTAGCAAGGAACAAGAAGGCTTACAGCCCCCCATGGTTCCTGAGACACAGGTATCTTCTTCTTCGTTTTGTCCACCGGATTTTTTCCTCACCTCCGAGAGTTTAGGCTTGGATTCGCGTCGTGCCTCCTCATTGGATAGCAGTCATGGATG TATTTCAAGCAGGACTTCAGGTGGTGGTCAAAGAAGCAGACGTGAT AGTGCTGAAtcaataggcacgtttcctagAAGAAGCTGGAAGAGAAGGCATCGCAAACCGACCTCCCAGAAGCCCTTCAAACTTATAACTGAG GAAAGGGGAAAAAATAAGGAGCAAGAATTCGTTAAGAAAGTGCAACAAATGGTGGAGGAAGAGGAGAAACAGAGGATACCAATTGCACAAGGCCTTCCATGGACAACAGACGAGCCAGAG TGTTTGTCAAAGCCTCCGGTAAAAGAGATCACAAGGCCAGTTGATCTGGTGCTGCACAGTGACATTAGGGCTGTTGAACGTTTTGAGTTCGACCATCAg GTAGCGGAAAAACTGAGCTATATTGAACAATACAAAATGGAAAGAGAGAGACTACAGAAG ATGGCTGAGGAAGAAGAGATTAGGAGGCTGAGAAAGGAACTTGTTCCAAAAGCTCAACCAATGCCCTACTTTGACAGGCCTTTCATTCCTAGAAG GTCAGCAAAGAATCCTACCATGCCAAGAGAGCCAAAGTTCCATTTACCGCAACACAAGAAGATCAAGTCCTGTGAGTCTTTGAATGACATGTACATACACAGCAAGAACGACTTGGGATGCAGCAATGGCCTGTGA
- the LOC107011746 gene encoding uncharacterized protein LOC107011746 produces the protein MAKIAASHTSSSSSFLNNFFVPKLNEKGKFFFRQRRLQQLIVKSQVIDNATTYTCRISTDIPLYENPRACFDRYLENKPRVFKAIFPDKRRSHQLNQEEWRIHMLPIEFLLITVFPVIDMRLRCKTKGVEYPPGVPNTVSKVLELDIIRWELQGLDDVLKPSEFSLGVKGSLYPDRNGPRTRLKGQLQMSISFVLPHVLALVPEAVRRDVAESVLRGLLQNMKSKVNGSLLTDYAEFKREMQNNLLV, from the exons ATGGCAAAAATTGCAGCATCTCATacatcatcttcatcttcattccTCAACAATTTCTTCGTCcccaaattaaatgaaaaaggaaaattcTTCTTCCGCCAAAGGAGGTTACAACAATTGATTGTGAAATCTCAGGTTATAGATAATGCTACAACTTACACTTGCAGAATTAGCACTGACATTCCTCTCTATGAAAACCCCAGG GCTTGCTTTGATCGATATTTGGAGAATAAGCCTCGAGTGTTCAAGGCCATTTTTCCTGACAAAAGAAGAAGTCACCAACTCAATCAG GAAGAGTGGAGAATTCACATGCTACCCATAGAGTTCCTGTTGATCACTGTCTTTCCAGTTATTGATATGAGATTGAGATGTAAAACCAAAGGAGTCGAGTACCCACCGGGGGTCCCCAATACTGTTTCTAAGGTTCTTGAACTCGACATA ATAAGATGGGAGCTTCAGGGGTTGGATGATGTGCTGAAGCCATCTGAGTTCTCACTTGGTGTAAAAGGCTCTCTTTACCCCGACAGAAATGGACCACGGACCAGGCTGAAAGGTCAACTACAGATGAGTATTAGCTTTGTTCTTCCCCACGTCCTAGCTTTAGTCCCTGAAGCTGTTCGTAGAGATGTTGCAGAGTCG GTGCTAAGGGGACTACTGCAGAACATGAAGAGTAAAGTAAACGGTAGCTTGCTCACAGACTATGCCGAATTCAAGAGGGAAATGCAGAACAACTTATTAGTCTGA
- the LOC107008692 gene encoding uncharacterized protein At5g39570-like, translated as MSYYPKGHRHSDDVPEFDEYDETPYGGGYDIKVTYGNPIPPSEETCYPPSSESDDFDHDRPHYASSAEPSAYGDEALDNEYQNYSKPKTRPSRSRHEDGDEDENPRRKPGMNRPSGGGYGGESEYNEQSSEYNEPSSDYGSGYGRKNDDDEYGSRQRRKSEDEEENTDYGSGYGRRQTDSEYGSGYGRNNEYEENSGYGRKTDTDEYGSGYRKKNSEYEENSGYGRKTDTDEYGSGYRKKNSEYEEERQEYGSSGYGKTTNYGEEEDSGYGGKSTSYGRSNYETTEGEGYGTSFERPSYGRSEEEDYRKPSYGRRDDDDEGYGRKKYGDDESDEDEDKKQRHRSRQRRQNYDD; from the exons ATGTCTTACTACCCGAAAGGCCACCGTCACAGTGACGATGTCCCTGAGTTCGATGAGTATGATGAAACTCCTTACGGTGGTGGATACGATATCAAAGTGACATATGGCAACCCAATTCCACCATCGGAGGAGACTTGCTATCCTCCGTCTTCTGAGTCTGATGATTTTGACCATGATCGTCCTCATTATGCATCCTCTGCAGAACCATCTGCCTATGGTGATGAAGCTCTTGATAATGAGTACCAGAACTATTCCAAGCCCAAGACTCGTCCCTCCCGTTCCCGCCATGAGGATGGGGATGAAGATGAGAACCCTCGTCGCAAGCCTGGGATGAATCGTCCCAGCGGAGGAGGTTATGGTGGAGAAAGTGAGTATAATGAACAGAGCTCGGAATACAATGAGCCAAGCTCTGATTACGGATCAGGTTATGGGAGgaaaaatgatgatgatgagtatGGATCAAGGCAGAGAAGGAAAAGTGAGGACGAGGAGGAAAACACAGATTACGGTTCTGGTTATGGACGCAGACAGACCGACTCTGAGTATGGATCAGGGTATGGAAGAAATAATGAGTATGAAGAGAACTCTGGTTATGGTCGAAAAACAGACACTGATGAATATGGATCAGGATAtcgaaaaaaaaatagtgagtACGAAGAGAACTCTGGTTATGGACGAAAAACAGACACTGATGAATATGGATCAGGATAtcgaaaaaaaaatagtgagtACGAGGAGGAAAGGCAGGAATATGGCTCTAGTGGATATGGGAAGACGACAAACTATGGAGAGGAAGAGGACAGTGGGTATGGAGGGAAATCAACTAGTTATGGGCGTTCAAACTACGAGACAACAGAGGGTGAAGGGTATGGGACATCATTTGAGAGGCCTAGTTATGGAAGGTCTGAGGAAGAGGACTACAGAAAACCCAGCTATGGAAGGCGtgacgatgatgatgagggCTATGGTCGCAAGAAATAT GGTGATGATGAATCGGACGAGGACGAGGACAAGAAACAACGCCATAGGAGTCGCCAACGTCGCCAAAACTATGACGATTGA